DNA from Bos javanicus breed banteng chromosome 1, ARS-OSU_banteng_1.0, whole genome shotgun sequence:
gggagggagaaggcaatggcacccgactccagtactcttgcctggaaaatcccatggtcagaggaggagAAATAGAATTTACAAGGTTTGGATTCAGCTAACCCATGGCTACATAGATTAGTGCTGTGGCAATGGACTGAGAATGAGCCCATTTATGGTTTCAGGGATTGGCCAGCTATCTGTTGGCAGTGAGCCCTAAGAGAGTAAGAAAGCTCTTTAAAGAATTTCCCAAAGCTAGTAAAATAAGCGAGCTTCAGGTTCTCTCTGCCTAGCAATCAGTATTAGAATCAAACAGCAGAATGGaagtatttattttatctgtaaTTGATACTACCTTTTTGTCTTACTTATATTAAAacatacataatattataaaatacttttaatggTTTCTTTCTAATCAAGATTTGTGCACTTCCTTTTTATGTTAAGGTTTCGAAGGCATACACAGTGTTGTCAAATAGAGCTTTGAAGTTTTGTgcttgaatattttaattttgcaggAAATTTGACCTAACTAGACAATAACTGGTAaaaagtatatacacacacaattgcAGCACAGGCACCAAAGgggtaaataaaatgtgtatgCAGTTGTTTTAAGTTTGGTTTTTACACTCGGTGGAAGAAACAAGACTGAGATAGTTGAGTTTACCTGGTGAGGCACGTCTACTTAATTAGACTGTTAGTATTTAAGAGGGGTACCCCCATAGCTTACTTGTGAGGGAACTGACAGCCCAGTTAGTACTGGTTTTGGCAGGACCCACCATTGGCTGATGTGATGTTTTAGAACAAGTTAGAATTTGTGAGTATTTTGCACCTgatttaatactgttaaaatacaaatacatcaCTATCTTAGTATTAGCCAGGGTTTGCAAGTCAGTGAATAAAATTATTACAACTTCAGCTTTTAAAACAAGGGATGAATACGGAATGTAAtgttttctgatgagtcagttaaaacttcttttttaaactaaCACCTGAGTGGCTCTCAGCTTCCTGTTTTCAAAGCTAAGCAGTTTAGACTGGTTAATTCTTGCAGGCGTTAATTTTCCATTCCACATCCCATGTTCACCTTCAATATGAAAGCactgctgttttattttaaatggtttgAACTTACAAAAATGTATCAATGTATTCTATATTTCAAagtatattgtatatttgaaaatgtattctctcttttaaaaaacaatagagATAGCATACTTGAGCTCTACTAAAAAGCTGGAAATGTAAATGTGTAAGATTTTCCATGATTTGTGGTACGTAATGAACATTTGTGAGTTGAAGAATTATATTGGCTATTGTATCTTGGTAGATTAAATTTGTTGCTCTGAGAATAAGAATTGTGTGTAGTGCATTTCTTCTAGAGATAAAATTATCTTGATAAAGTTTTAGTAAGTATTAAACATGTAAAAACATtttagatgtttttattttcttacttgaaAAAGTCGAGACAGTTCATTGACTTTTTGAGGCttttattaatgtatatttttctgaTTCTGGTTTATCTTTCCCCAGTAAAAATATAAGTTAATTTTAAATCATGATTTACTATGTTTTTTTGTTAGGGAAAAAATTGTGAAGCATTTCTCTTATTAAACCTAtaacaaaaatttttacaaatgtgTAACTTCAGGAGAGCTAGTGAAGAAAGCTTTATAATGTACAGGTCAAGATTCTGTAAGTATAGATTGCTGGTTCAgtggtattttttaatattatgcaaTAACATGCCTCTGGACTGAGGTTGAAATTGAATCATTAAGTCCTTAAGAAAGGCTTTGCTATTCATAAGAATTTAATATTTCTGCTATTCAGAATTTATTGAATATATAGTTAAACTGAAGCATAAATTATTAGGCTATATCATTAttgtaatatatacatgtatattattaatattaatattctttAGCATTTTTTCCACTAATTTGCAAATTAATCAGTGACTCGGTATTTTACtaagatttgtattttttaatgcagcttataaaaaacaaaattgtgtcaagtcttatttctttttttttctttaggaataCCAAAATCTGATCTCCTGCACACCAAATCGTTAAGGGGCCATAAAGACTGCTTTGAAAAATATCATTTGATTGCAAACCAGGATTGTCCTCGATCTAAGCTTTCAAAAAGTACTTATGAAGAAGTTAAAACTATTTTGAGTAAGAAGATAAATTGGATTGTACAATATGCACAAAATAAGGATCTGGATTCAGACTCCGAATGTTCTAAAAACCCCCAGCATCACCTGTTTAACTTCAGGCATAAGCCAGATAAAAAGTTACTCCCACAGTTTGACTCTCAAGTACCAAAGTATTCTGCAAAGTGGATAGAAGGAAATGCAGGTGGCCTCTCAAACTGTACACAACGAATGTTGGAACAGAAGGAGAACACAAACTTTGGGCTTGCTGTGTTACAAGATTCGGGTACCACTTTATGCCATAATAGTGTACTGTGGCCTCATAGTCACAACcgggaacagaaaaaggaaaagacaatctCTGGTCCAGAGGCTCATGTCCAGACCCAGCATCCACATTACAGCAGAGAGGAATGTAAGTATAGGGAAAAGGGGTAAAGACTGGAgttcttttggttcttttttatttttttaatgttttatatatgtgatGTGTCAAGAATTTTGCTGTGGAAGTACAGATTTGGTTAATTTAGCATTTAAATGACAGGTTCACCCTAGCAAAAATGCCATCATTTCTTTGGAATATTCCTTAGTATGTCCTAAAACCACTGGAATTCTACAGTCCCATCATTTGTTTTGCCATTTCAAATGATTAACAGAATGGAATCAACAGATTGGGAATTAGAAAGTTCAGGGTTCATATAGTTTAGAAGCAGAGCCTCCACCATTGACAAACACACACTGTTATGTTGCTAATCCCTACAAGACTAATTGGGGCTGGTATTTCAAAAGCAGAAATCTGACATTTTACCAAAGGCTAAAGGTAACGTGGGCACCTGGAAAAAGTGACTCATTCAGTCTGCATCTATTTCTTCAAAAACACACAGGAGCGGAGTTAATTTTAATTACCTTAGAATCAAGTGATCTTAGGGCTAGAAGGGCCCTtgggtatatttttatataactcCTTGATTCTACATCTGAGTTATCTCCAGTTGACggtgctcccctggtggctcagtggtgaagagtcgcctgccaattcaggagacgaagtcagttcctggggtgggaagatcccctagagtaggaaatggcaacctactccagtattcttggctggagaattccatggacagaagaacctggtgggttgcagtctatcgggtcacaaaagagtcagacacaacttagtgacttaacaacataTAGCTAGATAAATTGATTTTCAAACTGTTTTCATAGTACGTTAGTCTTTTTCAAGCTACACATCATGAAGCGTGTGGCGCTTTAGCAAAGTCAACTCAATGAGTAGTAACTagccctttttaaaaactgaaacagcATGAGAAATATCAGAACCCACTGGACCTAATGCTAAGAATTTTCAGTGAACCTTTTATTTCAGGTGGAAATAGACCAGTTGTGAAATAGACTGGTTGTGAATTGTGGGCAGAATTTGAAAACCCAGCACTTTAGGAGTTAATGAATGAATCCTAGGGTCCTGTTAAATGTCATGTTCAGAAATAAGTGCAGatactttttttaaataggatGTTGTGTTGATGGTGTAGATAACTTATTTTCCCAGGTTGTCATGGTAGTAATGAATGTATTTTCATGTTTCAGTGAATTCGATGACTCTTGGTGAGGTaaagcaactgaatgcagagctccaacaGCAAATACAGGGTAAAGACTCATGTCAGTACTTTTTACATGTGCCAGTTTTGATACAGAAAATCCCTTATTAGcattatttgcatttaaatttagaaatgatCCTCTTAGAGTTTCCAGAGCAAAAAGAATTTTTCTTAGTCTTCTCTGTGACCTGCTGGTGAAGTagattcttctttttctggtgAAAACAGAGACTACAACTTAAATCTCTTACTAACATGTTTTTATTACCTACTGTTGTACAAGGCACTGCACAGGTGTGCTCCTTAGCAGATTTTTAAGGCAGGTGGTATtggccccccttttttttttgttattattaactCTTCCAAACACAAACGTAGTCAGAATAATGTAGTGAAACCCTCTTTCCCAATTTCAGCTagctaattttctttcttctctacttGTACCCATTTTCcttcccctacccccacctccaGCATGGATTATTTTGGAATAAATTCCagacaatattttattttgttgtccaTAAATGTAATAGTTTAGAATTTTCTCTAAAAGATAACATTCTTTTTTAGGCAATCACAacctcatctttttaaaaaaagaacagtagtTTGTTAACATCATTCAAGTATGATGCTAATACAGTTAACAGTGTTCAAATTCcccattgtctttttttctttttcccctacaATTAATTCCCATTTAGGTGAGGAAACTGCACTTCAGAAACCTTAAGTTGCTtacagttgcttcagttgctcaCAGAGATCTTGCATTCAGTAAGCAACAGATTAAGGATTCTAATTCCTGTCCTTTTAACTCCAAAGGTAGTGGTCTTTCTTGACCACACAGCCTCTCAGGATAATAACATAATAATAGCAACTTACATTTATCAAGTACTTATCCTGTGACAAGTACTTTACAAGTatgatcttatttaatcctcacagtaacccTATGAGGTGCTTACTTTCATTACTGAGGTTATTCCAtaagaggaaattaaaacataGTTTAAGTTACTTGCCTGAGACACGTAAGAGTCAgaacaaaaattcaaaaattcaGGTAGTCTGATTCCAGAGCCTCTTAGAGGAGGATCCAGACCTGGGTACTAACAGGCACTTTACTGTCCATAAATCATATTAGAAATTCATTGAACCTGTATATTCCATGTGAGGAAAGGATCTCAGAGATGATTGTAACTGTCATCTCTGCTGTGCATCCGGGTCACTGCTTAGGACTCGCAAGTTTCATTTGATGGAGAACACCATATTCCAGTTGGCTATGCAACGTGTACAACTTCCTAGGATGATCAAAACTCAGCTGTTTCCTTGGTTTCAAACTACTTTCATTACAAACACTTGCCCAATGTGTTCATTTCAGCTTAAGTACTTGAAATATAAATCATAGATTAGCTTTCTgtgtattaaaaatagaattacttttaaatttttacagaAGTTTTTGAAGAGTTAGCCCACCAAGTGCAAGAGAAAGATTCTTTAGCCTCAGAGCTCCATGTCCGCCACGTTGCCATCGAACAGCTTCTCAAGAACTATTCCAAGTTACCATGTCTGCAGATGGGCCGAACGGGATTGAAGTCACACCTGCCCataagcaactgaactcaacttacACTTACTTCCTATGCTCTGCCATTTTTTGGTCTGCTGGGCATGTTCACTTTGAAGAAGTTGAAGAAAGTTATGGTCAATTATTTTATGGTCATTAAATTTGCAAAGATTAAGGCAATATTCAACATCTTTGCCAAATAAAGCAGACCATTACACTCTAGTCTGCTAGGGTTAATCATTTTGATTCATTTGGGGAATCTGTTTTCCTGTAATTACTAAACAGCCCTCCCTAATTTATACCACATGTGACTACTTAAATATACTGTTACAGTGATTTTATTAAACATGTTTTAATGTAATTCACCTGTCAAAACAACAGAAGGTTAACAGTTCTTATATTAGTCTAAATTACTGAAGATAACATTTAAGAGGGAAATGGAATTCATAATATCACCTCTTATTTATTGAgcaatattttaatatgaaaattttatatataaaaatgctattttaggtaccttttcattctctttataaATGTGTATTTGAACGGCTCTATATATTATAGTTACACTTCGTGTGTGAATATGTTACCCATATTTCACATCACTGCATTTTATTCTCTTAATAATGTTTTTACAGCTGTTATCTTGTTTTCCAAAGATAAATGTATTTTGGAATAGAAATCTATCTAGTTGAACTGTTTTGACTTCTAGAGGagttaataactttttaaagcaagtatacaggaaaataaaagacattatttttttctaataaaagcaATTATGAGTTCAGGAAGAAAATACTAATCTAGTTTTTGTATGTCAGCTCATCTCTATAGAAGTAAAAGCCTATTCTAGTTAGTATTACTTTCAATAATGACTTTGATGTGTTAGAATTTAGACAAGAATTTTAAGTCAAGCCTCACTTCCAAGTCAAATGTAGTATCTATCTTCAAATTTAATATGCCATGAAACTGTTGTcctgtctttgaaaaaaattaaaatcattttgtgTGCTCGATAAAAGTTCAAGAATTCAACTGTCCAAATTCTGTTAACATCATTGATAGTCGTGCCCAAAGaaagcattttctaaattttagaatataaaggaaaagagaagatggCTTGTGACAGAAAAGTAAAACtcttaattcaaaaaaataagctCCTTTTTAAGAAGATATTCTTGTTAGTTGCTTCTCATGTTTCCAAGAGTTCTGAACAAACAGGTTGTCTCAAACAGAGAAGTTTTCAAACCATATAGTATAGTAAATGCTATAACCAACGCAGATTTATAATGGGCTCTAAATTCTGTTTTCTGCTGGTACTTAGAATGTATTTATGAGACAGGATCCTTTGCATGAAAGCATCAAGAGAAAAGCCCATTAGCTTGGCAGTTTCATACACAAAGATATGAATAACTTCTGCCTTAAATTTGGCAGCCTGCCCTGGCTTGGGTCAGTCAGATTTTAGTCTTGAACACAAAGAGTATTTGACCAAGCAAAGAAACGCCTCCATCTAGTAGAAAACAAGTTTTTGTCATgctaaaatgtaaaatgtgttaAATTTGCCTGAGGATACTAAATGATATGTTActgatttttgtcttgttttctttgaAGTATGACAAAACTGCTTTTTGGAGGGAGCTTTTGAAAGACACTTTGCTTTTTTCTCGATTCTTTGAGTCAtccaaaatgaatttaaaatccaAGGAGTGGGGAATGAATTCATTGCCTTAGTTTTGATAAGCTTTAAATTGAATGTGTGCAATATCAAAAATCCCTATAAATTGTAAGTTGAATAGAGATCTTTCCTGATGCCAGTAAGTATCTCAGTGCTTCCTTGTTATGGACAGATGTTCAaatttgacttcactttccttttttggcATAATTCACTAAGGATGTTACCAGCCAGTGTGCTGCTTGCACACATTTGTGCTTCTATTTAGATCACTTAGGGACAGTCGTAAAAACTGGGGATGCGTTGCCTTTGATAGAAGCAGTAGCTTGTTTCCAGAACAGCAGGCACATGGTACAGTCCTGAATACAACAGTGTTATCCAAACAAAGTGTTTGCTTATTTCTGGCAAATATGTAGCTTTACTACTGAGTTTGGCACAATTAGATGGGATCATACAGGTACCAA
Protein-coding regions in this window:
- the C1H21orf91 gene encoding protein EURL homolog isoform X2, whose amino-acid sequence is MNEEEQFVSIDLNDDNICSVCKLGTDKETLSFCHVCFELNIDGIPKSDLLHTKSLRGHKDCFEKYHLIANQDCPRSKLSKSTYEEVKTILSKKINWIVQYAQNKDLDSDSECSKNPQHHLFNFRHKPDKKLLPQFDSQVPKYSAKWIEGNAGGLSNCTQRMLEQKENTNFGLAVLQDSGTTLCHNSVLWPHSHNREQKKEKTISGPEAHVQTQHPHYSREELNSMTLGEVKQLNAELQQQIQEVFEELAHQVQEKDSLASELHVRHVAIEQLLKNYSKLPCLQMGRTGLKSHLPISN
- the C1H21orf91 gene encoding protein EURL homolog isoform X1 — its product is MKGIMNEEEQFVSIDLNDDNICSVCKLGTDKETLSFCHVCFELNIDGIPKSDLLHTKSLRGHKDCFEKYHLIANQDCPRSKLSKSTYEEVKTILSKKINWIVQYAQNKDLDSDSECSKNPQHHLFNFRHKPDKKLLPQFDSQVPKYSAKWIEGNAGGLSNCTQRMLEQKENTNFGLAVLQDSGTTLCHNSVLWPHSHNREQKKEKTISGPEAHVQTQHPHYSREELNSMTLGEVKQLNAELQQQIQEVFEELAHQVQEKDSLASELHVRHVAIEQLLKNYSKLPCLQMGRTGLKSHLPISN